Within Oncorhynchus keta strain PuntledgeMale-10-30-2019 chromosome 30, Oket_V2, whole genome shotgun sequence, the genomic segment GCGGAGACTCCAGCTGCCCTTTAACTTCGCCACTGGGGAAGCTGTTCTCTACGAGGTGGGCCTCTCTCTGGACGTAGCTGACGTTCCAACCCAGAGCAAGGGCCCTAAGATCAGGAAGATGGCCGAAGAAATGGCCCTTGACCCCGACTCCCTGCTGGGCTCCATGCTGAAGCAGGACCAGTCCGTCTATATGCAGGTACAGCAATTTACTCTGTtgtaccatattccctacattatgcactatgtttgaccagggccaataggtctctagtatactatgtagggaataggttgccattttgaACACTGACAATGTGTCAAATAATCCCGTAAGGGATGGGTCGCTAAGGATGACTTGACACGGAAAGTATTTTATTCATTTAATTTATTCATCCATACAGACCAGCCCCAGCGAGCCCTCCAGCGAGCCCCCCAACCCTCAGGAGCTGTGCTCCTGGGAAGACCAGGCCTTCAGCAACAGCCACGCAATGGCCAACGTGCCTGGTGATTCCTGGCAGTCCCAACACCACACTGTGCCCAAGCCGGACGCGGGCATCAGGGAGGTGTCCACTGTCCACGACCTGATGGAAACACTGCAGCAGATCATCGGGGACAACAGCCTGTGTTCAAGGTTTGACTTCTACCATAAAATAAATCATAGAAATGAATAAAAAACAATAGTAGATTGTAAAATTGAAAGGTGAAGGTAGTTGCTTTGTCTAGCAACACTATCACGACTATAGCAAGTACGTAGGTTTTGTGTGTCAGAGTGCAGTATTTATTTAGTTGCACAGCACAAACGTTTGTTAGCACGTTTCTCACGCTGGCTTTAGCCACAGAGGGAGCAGGCCTGCCTAGGCAAGTGTAGGTGGGTTGCCTAGCAACGTGTGCCTGGAGGGAGTCAACTTCTGCATAGCGCCACAAATTTGTGAATTTGCTCGGACCGAACAACTAACATGACAGATAAAATAGCTTTGAAAAAATATGTTTTCAGCTAATAGGGAGAAGTATGTAACTATTTACATATTATGAAAATGTGGGtacatttgtggacagaacttaCTCAACCTTTCATTTGTTTTACTTCATGAACTACCGCAACATATTTTCCTCACTAACAAACTTCTAATCTTCTTCCACTAGATGCATCATCATACTTCTCTCTCCAAATTATAACCTAAAACATTTCTAATTCCTTATGATTAAAAGTGTAGTAGTCTTAGTGTAATTATTTGTGATTAAATATGTGCCCCACAGTCCAAAGTAATGAGGTTGACACAGTCTATCAAAGTAATCAGACCAGATATTTTAAATAAATTGAACTTCGAATATATTTCATCGCTTCACTTAAGTAAAATGTTTAAACTTCTTGTACTACCACACAAATACTTTCAAAGAGCTGaagagagcttcccatgtctggaatacactgccatcagacacacataactgcaccacatatcacactttcacaaaatgcttgaagacatggctaaaggtcaatcagatttgtgaacatggtccctagctgtgtgttgccgctttccatgttgtctgttgtctgtagcttgtgaggtgtggaaacactttgttgcttttatgaattttgtcttgctgctttttgttctatgttgctctgtctgtatgctatgtcttgcttgtcctatgttgctatgttgctatgtctatggtgctattgtctatattgtaattgtttttaataacctgcccagggactgcggttgaaaattagccagctggctaaaaccggcacttttactgaaacgttgattaatgtgcactgtccctgtaaaaataaaataaactaaactaaactaaaagcAAGTCACACAATTTTTGTTCATGGAAAATTACCATATATTTTCTATTATTTATTGTATCTATTTCAAAAAAATTAGGTGAAGCACATTATATTGTATTGCTATACTATAGCTTGTATGAAATGTGCTATacaaataaagttggatttgatGTGATTGCGGCCTGGAAGTGGACCTTATCTGATCTTATCTTGTTGCAGCCTGGATGTGGACCCCACAGAGCTGAAGGACTGGGAGAACACTCTGCTGAAGATGAGCTCCAGCAACTGTGAGATGTCCGAGGACCTTGATGACATCCTCAACCATGACATCCTGTCATATGTGGAGGAACATCTCTTCAAGGAGAACGGAGGACTCAAGATGCCCGAGCATCTGGGCTCAATGCTGGGGTCCGTCAGTGTCAACAACCCCCTCCTGGAGGTACCAGAGTGCCATACAAATGTCGACCTGCAGGGGAATACCATGATGCCTGGAGGAAAGGGCTTCAACTGGGGGGTTGATCCCCAGCACAACCAGTTGCTTGGGATGGGAGGCTTGAGTGGGGCTGAAACAGTGAGTAACGTTCGGGGCATGATGAAGCTGACACACATGGGCTCTCAGATGGGATTAAACAGCCCCACACTCCAGGAGGCTTCCTCCAGGAACACGTTTGCCCAATCCCTGGGAAAGAACCTGGGCCTGGAGAGCAACGCTAACCCTCTGGCCTTTAACCCTTCCCTGACTGGCTCCTGTGCCCAGGTGCGGCAGAACCAAGCCAAAGGTAGGCAGCAAGGCCTCCAGGCCTCTCAGATGCTGTCCAGCCCTGGTAACGGGCTGGCGTCTTATTCCCTGAGACAACAGATGCAGTCAGGCCTTGCCAATCAGAGCTCTGCCACTCAGGTCATCTCTGCTCCTATGGGTCTGCCAATCCAGAGCCAGCTGCTAGGGTGGAACATGAATGATCAGCCAATGAGATTCCAGGACCAGAGCTCCATAAGCCAATCAGATCCCTTTGCAGTGCCCGGTCAGGAAACCATGTGGATGCCCTTGCCCTCCATGCCCAATACCAACATGGTGGCCGACACCCTGTTGGAAACCTTTGCCCAGAATATTTCAAATCAACCAAAAGACGTCATTCTAGATCCCAACCCGGTTAGCTGCCTACAAGGACACTTTTCCCTGCACACccaccaacagcagcagcagaaaATGCTGCCCACGATGTTACACCAACAAAATGGACACCAACACAATGTCATGGGCAGCTTTTATAACAGCCAGGTGTCTGACTTCCAAATTGCTCCCCAGCTCCCTATCCCTGGGCTCAAGGCCCAGCCACAGCAGAACTCTCAGGCCCAGAACTACAACAGGGATCAAACAATATCAGGCCAGTATAGGCCTCAAAAGACCTCTGCTCAAGTCACCCCTCCTCTCGTCTCTTCCAACAGCTGCATGTTCAGCAGCACCAACCCCCCCTTGGTTCCTGTCAACGGGGTCTGTTTAACCCCCAACACAGCCCTTGGTTCCCTGGTCCCATCCTCCTGTCAGAGGGCCACGGCCCTCCTCCACGACCACAGTCCCTCCCAGGCCTCCTGCTACTTCCAGGGGAACTCCAGCGGGCCCATCGTGGGGTCCTCGGCAATCCCACAAGGTGACACCAACATCAGCCCTCTGTCCTGTCAGGTGGGGCCTGGTCTAACCCCTGGGGGCCTCACACCAGACAGCCTGCTGGTCCAGCAGCAGTACCTCAACTGCAACGGGCAGACACAGGTAATACAGGCACCAGTATTTGAATGTAACCTTTATTTGAACAGATTGTCCCATTGAGGTAAAAATACCTATTTTTCAAGGGAGACTTGTTTCATTATTACAACCAGATTACAGCGTTTCTAATTGCACCAGTATTTAGGGTTTTACTAGTAGGACAATTATTACGAGCCACGAAGGGGCCTTTGGGAAGAAGGTATCTGTTTCATATTTGTCTTTGACGTATATTGAAGCATTTAGAGCTAATTACTCTGTTGTATGTACTTCTACACAAATTTGGAGATTTTCTTTGTCCATTGTTGGTGGTTTCTTTGAGAAGGGTATAATGAGGATTTTAAAAGCACTCAAACAAGCATAGTTTGCTGTGGGTTGCAGGCATTACATCATCCCCTTGTCTTTCTGATCTGTTGTGGCTAACTTGTTCCTAATTGGTCCATTATTTACCATCCAGGTTACAAGCTGTCCAATGGAGGAAAACATGTCGTTCCAGTTcccgcccctgcccctgcccaACGGAACCACATACTTCTCAGAGAACAATCAAACCAACTGTTGCGACTTCTAGAAGGTTCTACGAGGAGGAAGAACCCGCCTTTTCCGCGGCTGAATGGAATATGTTAAGATACTGATGATGAGCCCTGTTCGCTAAACAAATATATACACGGACACATACAGACTCACACAGCCAGGTGCCTTTGGGGATTCTATCACCACCATGCCTTACTTCACCAAGGAGACTGGCCAAGATGACTTCCTTCATTTTCTCTTCTATGCGTCTCAAATCGTATGTTTGGATGCAAGATACAAGGCGTTTGGACCAGAGGGTCGCGTGGCTTATTTTTCTTCTGCAACCAGACTGACTGCCACTGGAGCTCCTCCTTGACTTGCTTTCACCTTGGGTGTGcatgccctggttaaaagtagtgcactatatagggaatagagtgccatttcggACCTACACTCACGTCTGGTGGATGTGGAGAAAAGACAGAATCTATTTATTGGTTGTTTTGAATTGTACCCCCCTTTTGAATTGTGCTTCGTTGTGCCTCGGATGTTAAAGAATTTCCAGAAGATTTTGGAAAGGGAAGACGAAAGATGATGAAGTAAGCAGTAATATGGAAAAAGAGAGAGTAAGACGTTGAATGAGATTCCTGGGATTACTAAGTTGTTTTTAAAAAATCCCTAAATGCATTTGAATATATAGGATCTAGACGAATTTCAAAAGGAAAGGTGAGATAGTCGATGCCTGGTAAATTGACTACAGTATGACCATACGGGCAAGAAGAAGAGTGTTTGCATTTGGAAAATGCTAAATATGTTGGCATATGATATTATGGACAGGATGGATATCATTACATCCTGTACAATATGTATGTATGAATGATATACAGTTTAAACTGTATCAAATCGTTATTTTGATACGGGGAGAAAAAATATTCCCCAGCAATCATAATACTTCAATGGCCTGAATGAGAATTGAAAGACAGTTTCCCTCAGTTTGCCTTGTGATGACTTTTGAGACTTGCCTCATGTTCTGGCATCACAAACCATGCTCCATTTGGATATATCCTATTATTACAAGGAGATATGTTAATCAGAATgtaatgacaacaacaaaaaatacatttatttactCAGCTTTGTTTCTTTTTTCTTTTGAAAAAAAATGCATCTTTTGTATTTTTATAAGCATTTAACCAAAACTATAAATATGTAATTGAGCCAGTTTAGTCTTTTCTGTTATTTTGTGAAGTGTCCACTGGGCACACAATGGTTGAATAAACgtcgtttccacgtcatttcaatgaaatgatgtTGAACCAACTTGGAATAAacgttgaattgatgtctgtgcccagtgggattccTGTGCACCTGCCGTTTTATCTGCTTCCATTGTGCTTCTATTGATACAAAACACCCAAGAAGGGGAGGTGCCTTGGTAAAGTAATCATGCAGAAATGCATCAGATAGTTTAAGTGCCTCATTTGCATAGATATGCCGATGAGAAACACATTTCCAGATGAGAAACTGATTAACCAATCACGGAAAAGCATATGATCACCAGTCATTTTGAAAAGAAAAAGTAGAGCCACTGTTCAAACTGCATTTTTGATATGCTCTCCTATGCCTATGTGGGAATGTCTTTCACTTTACTTGACTTTCTTTGATGAATTATTTTATTGCCCTGCAGTTCTACAGGGAAGTAAT encodes:
- the LOC118363708 gene encoding aryl hydrocarbon receptor-like; this translates as MLGSTAQYAAKKRKKPVQKIPKPPPTDGIKSNPSKRHRDRLNGELDKLTGLLPFSEDVRARLDKLSVLRLSVGYLKVKSFFSATMKKGSPGWGVERAVGFGGNGPITLAKSTTATTSVDAVMFSEGNLLLQALNGFVLVVTAEGYVFYSSPTVQDYLGFHQSDVVHQSVFELIHTDDRALFRRQLHFALNPNQFDTEPGTPESLQPNNSSDITSNIVSYNPQHIPPENSSFLERSFVCRFRCLLDNSSGFLALNFNGRLKYLHGQNKMSDDGTIDHPQLALFVVATPIQTPSILEIRTKTLIFQTKHKLDFTPTNVDTRGKVVLGYTELELCMRGSGYQFIHAADMMYCADNHVRMIKTGESGLTVFRLLAKNGVWVWVQANARLIYKGGRPDFIMVRQRPLSNKEGEEQLCQRRLQLPFNFATGEAVLYEVGLSLDVADVPTQSKGPKIRKMAEEMALDPDSLLGSMLKQDQSVYMQTSPSEPSSEPPNPQELCSWEDQAFSNSHAMANVPGDSWQSQHHTVPKPDAGIREVSTVHDLMETLQQIIGDNSLCSSLDVDPTELKDWENTLLKMSSSNCEMSEDLDDILNHDILSYVEEHLFKENGGLKMPEHLGSMLGSVSVNNPLLEVPECHTNVDLQGNTMMPGGKGFNWGVDPQHNQLLGMGGLSGAETVSNVRGMMKLTHMGSQMGLNSPTLQEASSRNTFAQSLGKNLGLESNANPLAFNPSLTGSCAQVRQNQAKGRQQGLQASQMLSSPGNGLASYSLRQQMQSGLANQSSATQVISAPMGLPIQSQLLGWNMNDQPMRFQDQSSISQSDPFAVPGQETMWMPLPSMPNTNMVADTLLETFAQNISNQPKDVILDPNPVSCLQGHFSLHTHQQQQQKMLPTMLHQQNGHQHNVMGSFYNSQVSDFQIAPQLPIPGLKAQPQQNSQAQNYNRDQTISGQYRPQKTSAQVTPPLVSSNSCMFSSTNPPLVPVNGVCLTPNTALGSLVPSSCQRATALLHDHSPSQASCYFQGNSSGPIVGSSAIPQGDTNISPLSCQVGPGLTPGGLTPDSLLVQQQYLNCNGQTQVTSCPMEENMSFQFPPLPLPNGTTYFSENNQTNCCDF